A region from the Cydia amplana chromosome 7, ilCydAmpl1.1, whole genome shotgun sequence genome encodes:
- the LOC134649654 gene encoding cell division cycle and apoptosis regulator protein 1-like gives MQTGSGAKNPPWARSNVNTNMTGMNTQIMDPNSMMTQQGMMPFQQTPAVFNPSMMQAQSGMSMPMAGQMQMNQMTQGQMYPGNVVAYPTPRAMNPGMYQNSSSGGTAPSSEQRVFTGTVTKTHNDFGFVDHDVFYQTSVCAKGIIPKVNDRVLVEANYNPNMPFKWNATRVQVLPKNGPGNQKQNPPKSNNYNAVPPPSGDRQSNRKDRMQRPRDNRDVRDRDNRKRSRTRSRSRSRNVHDNRVNRRDSPPRKRPVIHQPSPVKYVVRVPRMPLDIEKLDVPALSQRYTNMYVPSDFFNAQVKWGETFPPQSPLSLNNPCQYYIMNKDIDNPLGNDAILEPPDADYRFSAKVMLISMPTLESLYQKCGLTKVDEKDKRSTNSKTPLHPTRLIKFLVGQKGKGGENFAIGGPWSPSLDGDNPQSDPSVLVKTAIRTCKALTGIDLSNCTQWYRMVEFYYWREGSNGKSRLECVVLFLPDVWSAQPSRIEWANVQETYKTACDNAIRNLDIVAAEVAAAPTPAAAEPAPAPALAPDAALAPEAATADKSKIDTPSHDDSTITIDENDDDEDRPEPTHYSKIDLRTIKVDQLRQELRARNVSCKGLRAQLVSRLSKLVKQEEEKDTKGDEVEVLDDEAEPEKKDKPKQEDSIEIPDDKDEAPKAEKEDKKEEKTEKKEEKEKKEEKEKKPPPKSEKEIEQELKRLEKERQTLKSRYEVPNTPHILVHPSATAKGGKFTCNIATLSFLLDYRITDNKEHSFELFVFAELLNEMLMRDFGFYIYKTLYTLPEKVEEVKEVKEKENKEVKDEKSADKAEKKDDKKEDEKKDDKKEDKKEDKKEEKDKKDDRREASRRRDRRGSASDDERSTSPRRRSRGVELPPDPYLLLSLVYFDTARGGQVTKKDLQNLFMSLGLQLSRSQIRSVLEKVCIKDTFSYKSLIQSIKDLVAGSHEAMQDLPLDTAVVPQEVPSHIAELEAGIAAGNRELLPVFNRPAEGESTSSETKDVSDKGVVVYKSRVIDLGAWVAAEARNAATRSRLEAALEATRAQLQRARQAAASRQQAERGATAQLQDLQDQLAAARARLTSLQASSKIFHSALKSIQSKVEAVVNIKYEDDDVVEVVNGPSKYEKLPKKEEVTKQEELDVKSTIKEQEIPTSTEVDSSSQEKDTNDIITTENMDIDDKE, from the exons ATGCAGACCGGCAGCGGGGCTAAAAACCCGCCATGGGCGCGATCAAACGTGAATACAAATATGACCGGCATGAACACGCAAATCATGGACCCTAACTCTATGATGACACAACAGGGTATGATGCCATTCCAACAAACTCCGGCTGTGTTTAACCCGAGTATGATGCAAGCTCAGAGTGGCATGTCCATGCCAATGGCAGGGCAAATGCAAATGAATCAAATGACTCAAGGTCAAATGTATCCGGGCAATGTCGTTGCGTACCCGACACCACGTGCTATGAACCCGGGAATGTATCAAAACAGCTCATCCGGCGGCACGGCGCCATCCAGCGAGCAGAGGGTGTTCACAGGAACTGTAACAAAGACTCACAACGACTTCGGCTTTGTCGATCACGATGTCTTCTATCAAACTTCCGTGTGCGCTAAGGGCATCATTCCAAAAGTAAACGACAGAGTTCTGGTGGAGGCAAACTACAACCCAAACATGCCGTTTAAGTGGAACGCGACCAGAGTCCAGGTGCTGCCTAAAAACGGGCCTGGTAACCAGAAGCAGAACCCCCCAAAAAGCAACAACTATAATGCCGTACCACCACCTTCGGGCGATAGACAGTCTAACAGGAAGGACCGTATGCAGAGACCCAGAGATAACAGAGATGTCAGAGACAGAGATAACAgg AAACGCTCAAGAACCAGAAGCCGCTCGCGCTCAAGGAATGTCCACGACAACAGGGTAAACAGGAGAGACTCACCGCCCCGCAAGCGCCCCGTGATTCACCAGCCTTCTCCTGTCAAATATGTAGTCAGGGTGCCACGTATGCCGTTGGACAT TGAGAAGCTAGATGTCCCAGCGCTGTCTCAAAGGTACACTAACATGTACGTGCCGTCTGACTTCTTCAACGCCCAAGTGAAATGGGGAGAGACATTCCCACCACAGTCTCCGCTGTCGCTCAACAACCCGTGTCAGTACTACATCATGAACAAGGATATCGACAATCCGCTTGGCAATGACGCCATTTTGGAACCTCCTGATGCGGATTACAGATTTTCAGCaaag GTGATGTTAATCAGCATGCCAACGCTGGAATCACTTTACCAGAAATGTGGGCTGACTAAAGTAGATGAGAAAGACAAACGCTCCACCAATTCCAAAACTCCCTTGCACCCTACCCGTCTGATCAAGTTCCTTGTTGGCCAGAAAGGAAAAGGTGGTGAAAATTTTGCTATAGGTGGACCATGGAGTCCTTCTCTGGATGGCGACAACCCTCAATCTGACCCCAGCGTCCTGGTCAAAACCGCCATACGCACCTGCAAGGCCCTGACTGGAATTGATTTATCTAACTGCACCCAATG GTACCGAATGGTGGAGTTTTACTACTGGCGCGAGGGCAGCAACGGCAAGTCGCGGCTCGAGTGTGTGGTGTTGTTCCTGCCCGACGTGTGGTCGGCGCAGCCTTCGCGTATCGAGTGGGCCAACGTTCAGGAGACATATAAGACCGCCTGCGACAACGCGATAAGGAACCTCGACATCGTCGCGGCCGAGGTGGCGGCCGCGCCGACGCCCGCAGCCGCCGAGCCCGCTCCGGCACCTGCACTCGCCCCGGACGCTGCACTCGCCCCGGAGGCTGCGACAGCGGACAAATCCAAAATT GATACGCCAAGCCACGATGACAGTACTATAACCATAGATGAGAATGACGATGATGAGGACAGGCCTGAGCCGACACATTATTCCAAGATCGATTTGAGGACCATTAAAGTTGATCAACTGCGCCAAGAGCTGAGAGCTCGTAATGTCAGCTGCaaag GCCTGCGTGCTCAACTGGTGTCCCGTCTTTCTAAACTGGTCAAGCAGGAAGAAGAAAAAGATACCAAAGGCGACGAGGTGGAAGTCCTAGACGACGAGGCAGAACCTGAGAAAAAGGACAAGCCTAAACAAGAAGACTCCATCGAGATACCCGACGACAAGGATGAGGCGCCTAAAGCGGAAAAGGAAGACAAGAAAGAGGAAAAGACGGAGAAAAAGGAGGAAAAAGAGAAAAAGGAGGAAAAAGAGAAAAAACCGCCACCAAAGTCTGAGAAGGAAATTGAACAGGAATTGAAAAGG ctgGAGAAAGAAAGGCAGACGCTAAAGTCGCGTTACGAAGTGCCGAATACCCCCCACATTCTCGTGCACCCGTCGGCGACGGCCAAGGGCGGCAAGTTCACCTGCAACATCGCCACTCTGTCGTTCCTGCTCGACTACCGCATCACTGACAACAAGGAGCACAGCTTTGag cTGTTCGTGTTTGCCGAGCTCTTGAACGAGATGCTTATGCGAGATTTCGGCTTCTACATTTACAAGACGCTTTACACTTTGCCCGAAAAAGTCGAGGAAGTAAAGGAAGTCAAAGAAAAAGAGAACAAGGAAGTTAAAGACGAAAAGAGTGCTGACAAAGCTGAAAAGAAG GATGACAAAAAGGAAGATGAGAAGAAAGATGACAAAAAGGAAGATAAGAAAGAGGATAAGAAGGAGGAAAAGGACAAAAAAGATGACAGACGCGAGGCTTCACGGCGGCGCGACCGACGG GGGTCTGCCAGCGACGACGAGCGCAGCACCTCTCCCCGGCGTCGCAGCCGCGGCGTGGAACTGCCTCCCGACCCCTACCTACTTCTCTCGCTCGTGTACTTCGACACGGCCCGCGGCGGACAAGTCACCAAGAAGGACCTGCAGAACCTCTTCATGAGCTTAGGGCTCCAGTTGTCGCGCTCGCAGATACGCAGCGTGCTTGAGAAAGTTTGCATCAAGGACACTTTCAGTTACAA GAGCCTTATCCAGTCCATCAAGGATCTTGTGGCTGGCTCACACGAGGCGATGCAAGACCTGCCCCTCGATACCGCGGTCGTTCCTCAGGAGGTGCCGTCTCAC ATCGCTGAACTAGAGGCCGGAATTGCAGCGGGTAATCGAGAGCTGCTGCCGGTGTTCAACAGACCTGCCGAAGGCGAATCCACCTCTAGCGAAACTAAGGACGTCAGCGATAAgg GTGTGGTGGTGTACAAGTCGCGCGTGATCGACCTGGGCGCGTGGGTGGCGGCGGAGGCGCGCAACGCGGCGACGCGGTCGCGGCTCGAGGCCGCGCTGGAGGCGACGCGCGCGCAGCTGCAGCGCGCGCGCCAGGCCGCCGCGTCGCGCCAGCAGGCCGAGCGCGGCGCCACCGCGCAGCTGCAGGACCTGCAAGACCAgctcgccgccgcccgcgcccgcctCACCTCGCTCCAG GCCAGCTCCAAGATTTTCCATTCCGCCTTGAAAAGCATCCAGTCTAAAGTAGAAGCCGTCGTTAATATCAAGTACGAGGACGACGACGTCGTCGAAGTTGTGAACGGACCGTCAAA